One window of the Anaeromyxobacter dehalogenans 2CP-C genome contains the following:
- a CDS encoding 4-vinyl reductase has translation MTTTATATRAIGKVKGTLLVSRMNYLRAQGSESAERVLRRLTVADQAVLRGTLDPVAWYPADLLIRVELTIAALLARGDRSAMFLAMGRHTAETNLAPAGAHRAYLREGEPHHLLRSVPALYAASHTSGSRTYEPSGARAAVVRTHGGDEVTADDCLTAVGWLGRAIELSGGKAVKVVETHCRARGAASCEYRCEWT, from the coding sequence ATGACGACGACCGCCACCGCGACGCGCGCCATCGGCAAGGTGAAGGGCACCCTGCTCGTCTCCCGGATGAACTACCTGCGCGCCCAGGGCTCCGAGAGCGCCGAGCGCGTGCTCCGCCGCCTCACCGTGGCCGACCAGGCGGTCCTGCGCGGCACGCTCGATCCGGTGGCGTGGTACCCCGCCGACCTGCTCATCCGCGTCGAGCTCACCATCGCCGCGCTGCTCGCCCGCGGCGACCGGTCCGCGATGTTCCTCGCCATGGGCCGCCACACCGCCGAGACCAACCTCGCCCCGGCCGGCGCGCATCGCGCCTACCTGCGCGAGGGCGAGCCGCACCACCTGCTGCGCAGCGTCCCCGCGCTCTACGCCGCCAGCCACACGAGCGGCTCCCGCACCTACGAGCCCAGCGGTGCCCGCGCCGCGGTGGTCCGGACGCACGGCGGCGACGAGGTCACCGCCGACGACTGCCTCACCGCGGTCGGCTGGCTCGGCCGCGCCATCGAGCTCTCCGGCGGGAAGGCCGTGAAGGTGGTGGAGACGCACTGCCGCGCGCGCGGCGCCGCGTCGTGCGAGTACCGCTGCGAGTGGACCTGA
- a CDS encoding AbrB/MazE/SpoVT family DNA-binding domain-containing protein produces the protein MRKKLSAIGNSLGIVIEKPILELLDIDRETELDMRTDGERLIIEPIRSARRAKVKAATHRAMAAHDATLRKLAK, from the coding sequence ATGCGCAAGAAGCTCTCGGCCATCGGCAACAGCCTGGGGATCGTCATCGAGAAGCCCATCCTCGAGCTCCTGGACATCGACCGCGAGACCGAGCTCGACATGCGCACGGACGGCGAGCGGCTCATCATCGAGCCGATCCGGAGCGCGAGGCGAGCGAAGGTGAAGGCGGCGACGCATCGCGCGATGGCAGCTCACGATGCGACGCTCCGGAAGCTCGCGAAGTGA
- a CDS encoding type II toxin-antitoxin system death-on-curing family toxin — protein sequence MSEPLFLDLDDVLLIHEEQLATYGGAVGIRDVGLLESAVAMPRASAGGELAHEDLFAMAAAYAFHIAQNQPFVDGNKRTGLLAAIVFLDLNGIPISDPAGRLYDAMIAVAERRMDKPGLATEFRSLAAEVARS from the coding sequence GTGAGCGAGCCCCTCTTCCTCGACCTGGATGACGTGTTGCTCATCCATGAGGAGCAGCTCGCGACGTACGGAGGGGCCGTAGGTATCCGCGACGTCGGCTTGCTCGAGTCCGCCGTCGCGATGCCGCGTGCCTCTGCGGGCGGCGAGCTTGCGCACGAGGACCTCTTCGCGATGGCGGCGGCGTACGCGTTCCACATCGCGCAGAACCAGCCTTTCGTCGATGGCAACAAGCGGACGGGGCTGCTTGCCGCCATCGTGTTCCTCGATCTGAACGGCATCCCGATCAGCGATCCGGCCGGCAGGCTGTACGACGCGATGATCGCGGTCGCAGAGCGCAGGATGGACAAGCCGGGCCTCGCCACCGAGTTCAGGAGTCTGGCGGCTGAGGTCGCTCGGTCCTGA
- a CDS encoding TetR/AcrR family transcriptional regulator has product MRVKPARDERQEKADEPALRRRILEAAFTAFAELGYSRTSTREIATRAHVSKRDLYAHVGNKLQLLIECIRDRSARFPVAAELPDSTDREMLQAALTRFGQRFLTEVTDPDVVEVFRLAIAEANSAPEVARALEEFGREKARSALRGALTNARERAIVAGEPAAMTREFLALLWGDLAMNLLLRTVKTPNEREIAARSADAARALLALHPAPKRRRSRN; this is encoded by the coding sequence ATGCGAGTGAAGCCGGCGCGAGACGAGAGGCAGGAGAAGGCGGACGAGCCAGCGCTCCGCCGGCGAATCCTCGAGGCGGCCTTCACCGCGTTCGCCGAGCTCGGCTACTCCCGCACGAGCACTCGCGAGATCGCGACCCGCGCGCACGTGTCGAAACGGGACCTCTATGCGCACGTGGGCAACAAGCTCCAGCTGCTCATCGAGTGCATCCGCGATCGGTCGGCGCGGTTCCCGGTCGCCGCCGAGCTTCCCGACTCGACCGATCGGGAGATGCTCCAGGCCGCACTCACGCGATTTGGCCAGCGGTTCCTCACGGAGGTGACCGACCCGGACGTCGTCGAGGTGTTCCGGCTGGCCATCGCCGAGGCGAACAGCGCACCCGAGGTCGCCCGCGCCCTCGAGGAATTCGGCCGGGAGAAAGCTCGGTCGGCCCTTCGCGGCGCGCTCACGAACGCCCGTGAGCGCGCCATCGTCGCGGGCGAGCCCGCTGCGATGACTCGGGAGTTCCTGGCGCTCCTCTGGGGAGACCTCGCGATGAACCTGCTCCTTCGAACCGTGAAGACGCCCAACGAACGCGAGATCGCCGCGCGTAGCGCCGACGCCGCAAGGGCCCTCCTCGCCCTCCATCCGGCACCGAAGCGCCGCCGGTCCAGGAACTGA
- the infA gene encoding translation initiation factor IF-1: MSEKEAGIEVQGRVEESSGGMYRVKLDQGPVVLAYPSGKMKRFHIRIITGDRVKVELSPYDLTRGRITYRDK, encoded by the coding sequence TTGAGCGAGAAGGAAGCTGGCATCGAGGTTCAGGGGCGCGTCGAGGAGTCGAGCGGCGGCATGTATCGCGTGAAGCTCGACCAGGGCCCCGTCGTCCTGGCGTACCCGTCCGGCAAGATGAAGCGGTTCCACATCCGCATCATCACGGGCGACCGCGTGAAGGTGGAGCTCTCGCCGTACGACCTGACGCGCGGCCGCATCACGTACCGCGACAAGTAG
- a CDS encoding TetR/AcrR family transcriptional regulator: MGKADRKKPRASHARQDATAERSDRRAVILEAVLELLASRGLEGVTHRAVDEAAGLPQGSTTYYFPKKSALLVAAADHLAALLEKECDELQVGFAERAARQGLDAAVAYVADELVRYADDTRHLFLARVELTMAAARREDLAGVGERLTAAARRPIAFFVKLISHGRADAPIETCAGLIDGITLMYAIGQGPKPTTEQVSSVLRAVL; the protein is encoded by the coding sequence ATGGGCAAAGCAGACAGGAAGAAGCCCCGCGCGTCCCACGCGCGGCAGGACGCCACCGCGGAGCGGTCCGACCGCCGCGCCGTGATCCTCGAGGCCGTGCTGGAGCTGCTCGCGAGCCGGGGGCTCGAGGGCGTGACCCACCGCGCCGTGGACGAGGCCGCCGGCCTGCCCCAGGGCTCGACGACCTACTACTTCCCGAAGAAGAGCGCGCTGCTCGTGGCGGCCGCCGACCACCTCGCGGCGCTGCTGGAGAAGGAGTGCGACGAGCTGCAGGTGGGGTTCGCCGAGCGCGCCGCGCGGCAGGGCCTCGACGCCGCCGTCGCGTACGTGGCCGACGAGCTCGTGAGGTACGCCGACGACACGCGCCACCTGTTCCTGGCGCGCGTCGAGCTGACCATGGCCGCGGCGCGGCGCGAGGACCTGGCCGGCGTCGGCGAGCGCCTGACCGCGGCGGCGCGCCGGCCCATCGCGTTCTTCGTGAAGCTGATCTCGCACGGGCGGGCCGACGCGCCCATCGAGACGTGTGCCGGCCTCATCGACGGCATCACGCTCATGTACGCCATCGGCCAGGGGCCGAAGCCGACGACCGAGCAGGTCTCGTCCGTGCTGCGGGCGGTGCTGTAG
- a CDS encoding RidA family protein, translated as MTAPIARLNPPTLPDAGAMGYSQISVVEPGSRMAYVSGQVAWRPGGEAPPADLLEQTRIAARNARAALDALGATPQDVVIARCFVTDLTPERLHAMFPAVLELFDGAKPCLTGVGVAALAAPDLQVELELTVRLPG; from the coding sequence ATGACCGCTCCCATCGCCCGCCTGAACCCGCCCACCCTGCCCGACGCCGGGGCCATGGGCTACTCGCAGATCTCCGTGGTCGAGCCCGGCAGCCGCATGGCGTACGTGTCGGGCCAGGTGGCGTGGCGTCCGGGCGGCGAGGCGCCGCCCGCCGACCTCCTCGAGCAGACCCGGATCGCGGCCAGGAACGCCCGCGCCGCGCTCGACGCGCTGGGCGCCACGCCGCAGGACGTCGTCATCGCCCGCTGCTTCGTGACCGATCTCACGCCCGAGCGGCTGCACGCGATGTTCCCGGCCGTGCTGGAGCTGTTCGACGGGGCCAAGCCGTGCCTCACCGGCGTGGGCGTCGCCGCGCTCGCCGCCCCCGATCTGCAGGTCGAGCTGGAGCTGACGGTCCGGCTGCCGGGCTGA
- a CDS encoding alpha/beta fold hydrolase: MAWRFGAYELDPARRELRVAGAPRALQPLVLAVLAYLVRNRHRVVPKEELLRELWPDAVVTDASLQRAVSLARHALRPADRRLLRTYARQGYRFVGELVEAEPDPADAAADAPPRYVRSGDVHVAYRTVGRGPLDVVLVLGWSLGMRAALELPGGSELVRALSTRARVILFDKRGTGASDRVKALPELPQRVEDLEAVLDAVRSPGAVLVGFSEGGPLALAFAATRPLRVRGVALVGAFARMSAAPDHPAGWGEAEIATLRAYIAHGWGAGATMGALVPARHLTPPLRAWAARAEQEGASPGAALELLEMNLGIDVRPLLPRVRTPAVVLHATGDRVVRAGNGRALAAAIPGARLVELPGDDHAFLFGGRPTLERELAALLERAAARRGAPLT; this comes from the coding sequence ATGGCCTGGCGGTTCGGAGCGTACGAGCTCGACCCGGCGCGTCGCGAGCTGCGCGTCGCCGGGGCGCCGCGAGCGCTCCAGCCGCTGGTGCTCGCGGTGCTCGCCTACCTCGTCCGGAACCGCCACCGCGTCGTCCCCAAGGAGGAGCTGCTGCGCGAGCTCTGGCCGGACGCGGTGGTCACGGACGCCTCGCTCCAGCGCGCGGTGAGCCTCGCGCGCCACGCGCTCCGTCCGGCGGATCGCCGGCTGCTGCGCACCTACGCGCGGCAGGGATACCGGTTCGTGGGCGAGCTCGTGGAGGCCGAGCCGGACCCGGCGGACGCTGCGGCCGACGCGCCCCCGAGGTACGTCCGCTCGGGCGACGTCCACGTGGCGTACCGCACCGTCGGGCGCGGCCCGCTCGACGTCGTCCTGGTGCTCGGGTGGTCGCTCGGCATGCGCGCCGCGCTCGAGCTGCCGGGCGGCTCCGAGCTCGTCCGCGCGCTCTCCACGCGCGCCCGGGTGATCCTGTTCGACAAGCGCGGGACGGGCGCGAGCGACCGCGTGAAGGCGCTGCCCGAGCTGCCGCAGCGGGTCGAGGACCTCGAGGCCGTCCTCGACGCGGTGCGGTCGCCGGGCGCGGTGCTGGTCGGGTTCTCCGAGGGAGGTCCGCTGGCGCTCGCGTTCGCCGCGACGCGCCCGCTCCGCGTGCGCGGCGTCGCCCTCGTCGGCGCCTTCGCCCGCATGTCGGCCGCGCCGGACCACCCCGCCGGCTGGGGCGAGGCCGAGATCGCCACGCTGCGCGCGTACATCGCGCACGGCTGGGGTGCCGGCGCGACGATGGGCGCGCTCGTCCCCGCCCGCCACCTCACCCCGCCGCTGCGCGCCTGGGCGGCGCGGGCCGAGCAGGAGGGGGCGAGCCCGGGTGCGGCGCTCGAGCTCCTGGAGATGAACCTCGGGATCGACGTCCGGCCCCTGCTGCCGCGGGTGCGGACGCCCGCCGTGGTGCTGCACGCGACCGGCGACCGCGTCGTGCGCGCCGGGAACGGGCGGGCGCTCGCCGCCGCCATCCCCGGCGCGCGCCTCGTCGAGCTGCCCGGCGACGACCACGCCTTCCTCTTCGGTGGCCGCCCCACGCTCGAGCGCGAGCTCGCGGCGCTCCTCGAGCGGGCGGCCGCCCGACGCGGCGCCCCGCTCACCTGA
- a CDS encoding class I SAM-dependent methyltransferase, producing the protein MYLHLTDTTSAGERVAHPVRARLNAWIFRALDGYAHRKYQHVKRELFGGLPRTILEIGAGNGANLRYLAPGTHVIAVEPNVHLHASLRAAATRHRVTVDVRAGLAERLPLPDQSVDAVISSLVLCTVTDPARALAEIRRVLRPEGRFWCVEHVAAPEGSRVARVQRLVERPWRWLFEGCETQRDVAGLLREAGFAAVEITPFTLRTAFLPIRSQIAAVAIR; encoded by the coding sequence ATGTACCTGCACCTGACGGACACGACGAGCGCGGGGGAGCGCGTCGCTCACCCGGTTCGCGCGCGGCTCAACGCGTGGATCTTCCGCGCGCTGGACGGCTACGCGCACCGGAAGTACCAGCACGTGAAGCGCGAACTCTTCGGAGGGCTGCCGCGCACGATCCTCGAGATCGGGGCAGGGAACGGCGCGAACCTCCGCTACCTCGCGCCAGGCACGCACGTGATCGCGGTCGAGCCGAACGTCCACCTGCACGCGAGCCTACGGGCGGCGGCGACCCGGCACCGCGTCACGGTGGACGTCCGCGCCGGGCTGGCGGAGCGGCTGCCGCTGCCGGACCAGAGCGTGGACGCGGTGATCTCGAGCCTGGTGCTGTGCACCGTGACCGACCCCGCGCGCGCGCTCGCGGAGATCCGGCGCGTGCTCCGGCCCGAGGGCCGCTTCTGGTGCGTCGAGCACGTCGCCGCGCCGGAGGGGAGCCGCGTCGCCCGCGTGCAGCGGCTGGTGGAGCGGCCCTGGCGGTGGCTGTTCGAGGGCTGCGAAACGCAGCGCGACGTCGCCGGGCTCCTGCGGGAGGCCGGGTTCGCCGCCGTCGAGATCACGCCGTTCACGCTGCGCACGGCGTTCCTGCCGATCCGCTCGCAGATCGCGGCGGTGGCGATCAGGTGA
- a CDS encoding NAD(P)/FAD-dependent oxidoreductase, producing the protein MNPSVLVLGGGVGGNVVATELRRLLPPDHRITVVERSDRFVLGASLLRIIVGEVRPEDVARPISGLTRHGIEVVTGEVEQIDPAARRVTVAGRALAADRLVVALGADLDASAVPGLAEAGHSFYSIEGAVALRDALARLDGGRVVVLTAAPAYKCPAAPYETALLVEWSLRRRGVRARCSIDLYAAEPGPMGVAGPAVSAAVRGLLGTKGIAYHPEHQVVRADAAARRLDFSNGASAAYDLLAFVAPHRAPRAVREAGLTGESGWVPVDRATLRTRFERVWAIGDVTGIPLKVGKPLPKAASFARGEAEVVARAIAAEVTGGEPAGAYAAMGECWVETGDGVAAFGHGDFFAEPAPAVSLEPPGEEAHRAKEAWEREWLARWG; encoded by the coding sequence ATGAACCCGAGCGTCCTCGTCCTGGGCGGCGGCGTCGGCGGCAACGTCGTCGCGACCGAGCTGCGCCGGCTGCTCCCACCGGACCACCGGATCACGGTGGTCGAGCGTTCCGACCGGTTCGTCCTCGGAGCCTCGCTCCTGCGGATCATCGTCGGCGAGGTCCGGCCGGAGGACGTCGCGCGGCCCATCTCCGGGCTCACGCGTCACGGGATCGAGGTGGTGACCGGCGAGGTCGAGCAGATCGACCCGGCGGCGCGCCGCGTGACCGTTGCCGGGCGAGCGCTCGCGGCGGATCGCCTCGTGGTCGCGCTGGGGGCGGACCTCGACGCTTCGGCGGTCCCCGGCCTGGCCGAGGCGGGGCACTCGTTCTACTCGATCGAGGGCGCGGTCGCGCTGCGCGACGCGCTCGCCCGGCTCGACGGCGGCCGGGTGGTCGTCCTCACCGCCGCGCCCGCGTACAAGTGTCCGGCCGCGCCGTACGAGACGGCGCTGCTCGTCGAGTGGAGCCTGCGCCGGAGGGGCGTCCGCGCGCGGTGCAGCATCGACCTGTATGCCGCGGAGCCGGGGCCCATGGGCGTGGCCGGCCCGGCGGTCTCGGCCGCGGTGCGCGGGCTCCTCGGGACCAAGGGCATCGCCTACCATCCGGAGCACCAGGTGGTGCGCGCGGACGCTGCGGCGCGTCGCCTGGACTTCTCGAACGGCGCATCGGCCGCATACGACCTGCTCGCGTTCGTCGCGCCGCACCGCGCCCCGCGTGCCGTGCGGGAGGCGGGCCTCACCGGCGAGAGCGGGTGGGTCCCGGTCGATCGCGCGACGCTCCGGACCCGGTTCGAGCGCGTGTGGGCCATCGGCGACGTCACCGGGATCCCGCTGAAGGTGGGCAAGCCGCTCCCGAAGGCCGCCTCGTTCGCGCGTGGCGAGGCGGAGGTCGTGGCCCGCGCGATCGCGGCCGAGGTGACGGGTGGCGAGCCCGCCGGCGCCTACGCTGCGATGGGCGAGTGCTGGGTCGAGACCGGCGACGGGGTGGCCGCGTTCGGCCACGGCGACTTCTTCGCGGAGCCGGCCCCGGCCGTCTCGCTGGAGCCGCCGGGCGAGGAGGCCCACCGCGCGAAGGAGGCGTGGGAGCGGGAGTGGCTGGCGCGCTGGGGGTGA